TGCCGAAAGCTACCGTGTTGTTACGTTTGATTGGGTTTGTGCTGGAAGTGTGAAGAATGAGAAGCTCTACGACCCTGTGAAGTATTCCTCCTACGAAGCTTTTGCCGATGATTTGATCACTCTGGTGCAGGAGATGAACCTCAAAGATGTCACTTATGTCGGTAGCTCCATGTCTGGCATCATTGGTTGCATTGCCTCTGTCAAAACTCCTCAACttttcaaaaccctaattctGGTTGGTTCTTCCCCAAGgtatcttctttcttttcttttttcctcaaCTCATGCTGCGTTCGTTTTGCTTCATCtctatttttcacttttcacatctttttaatttctattcacTTATTCTTATGGTTACTGTTTGCTGTCAGTGCACCAATCAGTAATGATTTAAAAAGTCCACTGTTACTGCTGAAGAACATGGATTGTCGTTACTTTCGCCTACAGTTATAAGACTGTaggaaaattaaatagaaaaattaacatttttttaaccattttttaacaaagcgtgataatttgtaattggtttttttaaatattttttaaatataaatttaaataaatcaataaaatggttctgttaaaaaaaaattataaaaaaaaattataaaaatatcatcatccaaaaaaataaatgtctAAAAGATAAGGTCAAAAACTGTTGGATGATATATGAAAAAggttataaaacaataaaattttgtaattttttttaaaaggaagaacaaaaaataataaagattaatattaaatgaatgtaaaaaatttatatatgttaaaatattaatttttaaatttttgaagaggctaataaattaaaaaaataatacatgaaTATCtagtatgtaattttttatttgggttgtattaaaattgtcatattttttttttttgctattttaagTTATCATAAACTAATCTTATAAACCTGAtcatttgttaaatttttgttggcatgatttaattaattgatcatatattttattttccggtcaaatattgtatttaattacGCTATTCATAGGTTACGGTTTAAAGAAAATTTGCGGTAATAAAAGTTAATACTTACCCCTTCTCCATGatgtataataaattttcataatagCTAATTTAAACGTTATATTAAAGCAAATTGTTTTACTTGTCATTAAAgtcagaataaaatattttcttttatcctgAATTCTAATATAAGGAAATAACTTATAATGCTTGTTAACTTAAAGTATAGTcgtaatttataaatttatttgtaatttttagatTGTAAACTGTTTGATTGAATAATAACTTCCTTGAtgtaataaaacttaaaaggaTAAGTCCTTCTAACTTTTTGTtggtatatatattatgaaaaatgatattttatcaccattttttgataccatttttaCACTGCATatgtgttaaaatgtgattggacgatttcaaattaaaaaagttgagacaagagtatatttggaagagaaaaatcaaagtttgtttttttaatttgaaatcgtccaaccacattttaacacgtatgcagtgtcaaaatggtgtcaacggtgttaaaatatcatattccatatattatatatacatagttTTCTGAATTCAGATGGTTACGAGGGAGGCTTTAACAGGTCAGATATAGAACAGTTACTATCGAACATTGAAAACAACTATGAAAGCTTTGTTTCTGCATTCGCTTCATTGATAGCAGATCCAAGCAATGAAGAAAGTGTGAAGAAATATGAAGAGGGGTTGAAGAATATGGGAGGTGAAGTTGGTCTGCCCTTAGCCAAAACCATATTCTATTCTGATTGGAGAGAGATGCTTGAGAAGGTGGAGACTCCATGCACCATCATTCAGACCAAAAAGGACGCTGCTGTTCCACACAGCGTAGCACTTTACATGCAGAACAAAATCAAAGGGAAAGTTAGGTTGGAAATCATAGACACACTTGGCCATTTTCCCCAGATAACTGCACACCTTCACTTTGTCCAAGTGCTCAAGGCTGCTCTTGGTTCATAAGAAATCGTGTTATgttattaatacatttttaatgttttattaacaTATACCAAGAGGCATTTATGCatggttttagttttcttccaCTTGGAAATGTCATTAATATGAATGGCAATCTCCCCTGTTTTCTGCCATCCGTATAGACACTCCATTTCCTTGAAATTTCGATATTTGGTTTACATCTATAAGAGTCAAAGGAGAGATCAACTTCACATGTTTTCTTGTACGTGATTACATATGTAAGAGTCAAAGGAGAAATCAAATTCTCATGTTTTCTTGTACGTGTTTTTATTTGTAAGAGTCAAAGGAGATATCAAATCACATGTTTCCTTGTATGTGTTTACATTTGTAAGagttaaaaagagaaataaaattcacgggttttttttttttttttttacgaatgtaggcaaatttgaaaaagaaattatggatgcaaaaaaatatttttactattgtTTTATTAGCCTAtgaaaactcaattaaatttcaaaatattttaaaatttcgtttacatgttataaatattttttattttaatgcatTTCTATTTTGGAAGATCGTAATCTTAGCCGTTAATTTTCACCAAAAAGAGATATCTGAGCCAGAGTCCAATGCTCGTACCACGAATCCTACGGTTGAGAAATTTCCATGAACGATGGAATGGACGAAAGTACGAAAACACCCTCATTTGTTAGGGTAACTTGAGAAAGATAAGTAGGGGTAAAATTGTCAATGGAGAGGAAGGTTCAGTCTGGAAAATGTGATGGAGAAAGTGTTGTATAGCACTCGATCCAGCACAGCATTAATGCACAACTATGGAAACGCAGCTTCACGTCCTCTCTCTCCAGACTCTGCTCCAAATGCCGTCGTTTCTAGAACTCTGTTCCCTTGGCTTCTCTGTCTTCGTAACCGAAAGGgggaaaaaagaattaaacgCCGATTTTCGCAACCAATTCTTCTGCGTCGAATTGGACAACCAGAAATTGTATCTCAGGTCAATTTCCCCACCTCTTTCTCTCGATGCCGACGTAAACGAATCAATCAATTATGTTTTTCGTGTTTAGAGCATCCCCCAAATTATCAATTTATCGCTGTGCGGATCGGGTTTGTGTGGGTAGAATTAGTTCAGTGGCATTGCGTTGAAGTTGTGGAATAGAAGGGACGTAGTATTGAAAGGATGAATTCCAGGGAGATGTTGTAATTTAGGGTAGAACTTTTTCTGACAGTGATTGGGAGCGGAAATTAGAATTGGCCAATATATAGGCATATGTTGAGATTTAAACGAATTTTGTTTGCTGCTGTTTGTCGGTTATCAGTGTAATTTACAGGAGTGGTCTGCTTTTAAGAACAGATTCATGGGAAATTGGCGATAGTGTAATTCTAAAAGCATTCCGTAAATTATCGGGCTAAGTATAGGGGAGTGTGTGTTGCTGTGTGAATTTGATATATACTGTTATATCTCTCTGAAGATACCGCCTATAGGCTTGTGAATTGTGATAACTCAAACCTTTTAAGGACGTTGACGTTTATGTTGTCTCCTATATGGTTTttatagaaagagaaagatatttttgttCTGGTTCTTGTACAGCATATCTTCCACCTTTTGTTCTTGCTCTTAGTGGATCCTTAGAGAGAAAGTTAGTCATATGACGAATCAGTTGACAGATGAGCGGGGCAATTGTGATGTGTTGAATTCTGTTTAGAAGATAGTAATTCAGTGATCGGCTTAGCCACTATTATCATGGCATTTGTGAATAGTTTTGTGTTAATTCCACTCTCTGCATCAAATATGGTTTGATCCTTGAAAATAAATGATGACAGTTTATAGTGTTtgtatgtttttcaatttgtgCACTTCTGCTAGCGAGTACACGCGCATGAATGTATGTCTCCGTCACCTTTTATTTTCACAGAATCTACTTTCTGTCTTGTGGCGTTAactgttttcttaattttcactTCTATTTTACAGTGgctttttattgtgtttttctttatttatatttaatttattattatttattttcttgatcaGTTTTTGCAGGAAATAAAGATTGCATCTGAGCGTACTTCATTCACTCATCCCCAACTTAGTCGCCGTCGTGGCCAACAACATACTAATGCACATGGACTCTTCCTCCGACGAGGAGGACGGCCGCCGCAACCTTGTTGACGAAAACCACCGCAAACCTTCGTCCCCGTCCTTGGCCGCCGCCTTCCACGTCGAAGATCGCTCTCCACGCTTCTTCCGCCGGAATTTCATATACCAGAAGAAGTACATTGTCGCAATCCTCGCTTTCCTCCTCGTCATCCTCTTCTTCTCCGTCGCCAATTTCCACAATATCTTCTCAGCCTCTTCCTTCCAATTTGATTCCATCTCTTATCGAATGAAGGAATCTGAATTGCGCGCCATTAACCTCTTACGGCGACAGCAGCTAGGACTCTTAACCGCGTGGAACACCACGCGTCGGTCCAACGCGTAGGATCCGAACCAATTGGAGGATCTGAAATCTGTGTTGTTCAAGCAGATTTCCCTCAACCAAGAGATTCAGCAGGTTTTGTTGAACCCGCATTCCACTGGGAACATAGTTGAGCCTGAGTTCGATTTAAACGCTACTCTGAATGGCGTTGTTTACGATAGGTGTAGAACGGTGGATCAAAATTTGTCGCAGAGGAGAACCACCCAGTGGAACCCTAGGGATGGTAAATTTTTACTTGCTATATGCGTGTCTGGGCAAATGTCTAACCATTTGATTTGTTTGgagaaacatatattttttgcTGCTTTGTTAAATAGGGCTTTAGTGATTCCTAGTTCCAAGGTGGATTACCNATATGATAGAGTNNTGGATATTGATCGCATTAACAAGTGCTTGGGGAAGAAAGTGGTGTTTCCGTTTGAGGAGTTTTCTAATTTAAAGAAGGGTCACATGCACATTGATAAGTTTTTGTGTTACTTTTCGAAGCCTACGCCTTGTTACTTGGACGATGAATGGTTGAAGAAGTTGGGGGGTTTAGGTGTGACTATGAATAAACAAGAAGCTGTGTGGGATGAGGATACCCGNAATCCGAAGAGCAAGACAGTTCAGGATGTGCTGGGGAAGTTTAActatgatgatgatgttatgGCCATTGGGGATGTGTTCTATGCTGAAGTGGAGTCAGAATGGGTGATGCAACCTGGTGGGCCAATTGAACACCAATGCAAGACTCTCATTGAACCTAATCACCTTATTTCACTCACTGCCCAACGGTTTAGTCAGACATTTCTCGGAAGGAACTTCATTGCATTGCATTTTCGAAGACACGGGTTTTTGAAATTCTGGTATACcctctctttctttcatttcccCCTTGTAATCTATCGTAACCCATATAAAGttagaatttaatttctatGCATTATCAATctaaaaagttttgaaaactaTTCAACTAGTAAGAAATCACTATAACTAACTTTTAATGTAGCTATTGTAAATGTCAGCAAAGTTATCATATTTGAGATAGTGCAAAATTTCTTTACATTGATAGTGCCATATTACTTGAGTATGATATGCATCGTGTATGTATTATGTAAGGTCTGAACTTTGCATGCGTGGCCTGGTTGTTTGTGACAAGTCAATTGCTAGCAGCATTTTCATGACTACATTTCGAAATTCTGCAATTTGGTTTGTTCATCCTTAACTTTTCCACCATTATGTTGTCTCTGATGATATGTTTTCATGTTTGCAGTAATGCTAAAAAGCCAAGTTGCTTTTACCCCATTCCTCAAGCTGCAGATTGCATCTTGAGGGTGGTTGAAAGGGCTGATGCGCCTATTATTTATCTTTCTACGGATGCAGCAGAAAGTGAAACTGGATTGCTTCAGTCTCTGGTAGTGTTGAATGGCATGCCTGTTCCTCTTGTAATGCGTCCAGATCGAAATTCAGCAGAAAAATGGGATGCTTTGTTGTATAGGCATGGTTTGGAAGGAGATACACAGGTGAGATGACAGTGTTTCACTTTGCTTTTATGTACTTTTTTAAGTCTAAGTCCAGCTCTGATAGTGACCTCAATATACCTTCCATGTCTAGCCTTCTGGTTTgcttgaaataaataaaactgtTTACAAGACTATATAATTGACCATGCTTTTCATTGCATAATTGCTTGTGGTCTACGTGGAAAAATCCTCACATTTTTTTGTGCAGTTAATGTTGGGATTATCCTCAATTCCTTGAAAACCATTGATTTGTTGTAGATGTAACTATTCTCTTTCTGTCATTCAACcttttgcattaaaaaaaatataaaaatttaagaacttgGGCATTATCAACTTTGTTGGTTTCAGTTGTCCTGCAGTGACATTGGCTTCTGTTTAGGAGTAGAGGTCTAAGAATACTGGACCATAGTTTCAGTTAATTTAGTGCAATCACTGAAACAATATGTCGTGGCTTATAGTAAAAGTTATTTACTGCAAACTTCTGATTGCATGGTTCTTTCTTCTCAACAACACTGTTTTTACTACTCTTAATTTCTTCGCTGATGCGCATGTGAGTATTTTCTTGTTGAAGGTGGAAGCTATGCTGGACAAGACTATA
This genomic stretch from Vigna radiata var. radiata cultivar VC1973A chromosome 7, Vradiata_ver6, whole genome shotgun sequence harbors:
- the LOC106767323 gene encoding strigolactone esterase D14, coding for MATSKRCLWEALNGRSEGSGAETLVLAHGYGMEQSMWDKVVPLLAESYRVVTFDWVCAGSVKNEKLYDPVKYSSYEAFADDLITLVQEMNLKDVTYVGSSMSGIIGCIASVKTPQLFKTLILVGSSPSFLNSDGYEGGFNRSDIEQLLSNIENNYESFVSAFASLIADPSNEESVKKYEEGLKNMGGEVGLPLAKTIFYSDWREMLEKVETPCTIIQTKKDAAVPHSVALYMQNKIKGKVRLEIIDTLGHFPQITAHLHFVQVLKAALGS